The following coding sequences are from one Brienomyrus brachyistius isolate T26 chromosome 2, BBRACH_0.4, whole genome shotgun sequence window:
- the vamp8 gene encoding vesicle-associated membrane protein 8, with product MESNMEQGETAVQQDRVKTLQSQVEGVKDIMTQNVDRILARGERLDDLMGKTEDLQAGAQNFKHTSQKVARSYWWKNVKLGVLIAVIVVIIILIIVLLATGVIPTSSTKP from the exons atggagtctAACATG GAGCAAGGTGAAACAGCTGTGCAGCAGGACCGTGTCAAAACCCTGCAGTCTCAGGTGGAAGGGGTCAAAGACATCATGACCCAGAACGTGGACCGGATCCTGGCCCGGGGAGAGCGGCTGGACGACTTGATGGGCAAGACTGAGGACCTGCAGGCTGGG GCGCAGAACTTCAAACACACGTCACAGAAGGTGGCGCGATCCTACTGGTGGAAGAACGTGAAGTTGGGGGTGCTGATCGCAGTCATTgttgtcatcatcatcctcatcatcgtACTACTGGCCACCGGGGTCATCCCAACAAGCAGCACCAAACCATAA